The Larus michahellis chromosome 9, bLarMic1.1, whole genome shotgun sequence genome contains the following window.
TAAACTTGCTTGAAATTAAGGCCCCAGTGGACAGCAAAAAAATTCATGTGTAAAATGCTGAGGAGCCGGTCAGCATCGATGTGGGCTTCCAAAACGCTACATCTCAGCCCAGGGTGTATATTTGCTGAACCCCAAAGCTACTGAAACCCAAGTCCTGCATGTGAGGAACTTCAAATTGTGTTGGATGGGGAATGTTCCCTTGTGCGACTGGTTTAgaaggcaggagggctgggggcccGACCACGAAAGCGCTGAGCCCGTCAGCTGAGCTTTGCTCCAGGCTTTGTTAGGAACATGAGGTGTTCCACCAGGCTGTTCGCTGGCTTTGGCCTTCTTTTGGGGTGTGCTACCAAgggggttttatttaaaaaaccccaaaagaaaagaaatctcccATCTGAAAAGCATGTTTCTTTCCCGAGCAGCAGGAGACCGGCTCACCAGCACCCTGCCCCCTGCCCTTCGCTTCCGCTGGATGCGCCCAGGGGCACGGAGCAGGGCACAGCTCCGCACCGCCGTGACCGACACTTCCATGCTACTCCCGGTGCTGCGTAACAACTTTATCACAGTTATGGATGCTCTGGTGTTTCTGGAAATGCTGGCGAATCCATCCATTAAgcccttttcttcccctgtcctccgggctgctgcctccccaccGGCATTTCACCCACTCCCCAGTACGTCCCAGTCTCTGGCTGCAGCGAcgagggggtccctggggacatggggacgtttTGTTAGCACAGGGGCGCACGTGGCCCTGGGGAACGGCGGGTCGGCTCATCGCATCCCTGCCCGGAGAGCCGGTATGTACAAAAAGGATGCTGTGCTGGAACAACCCCTCTGGCGAACGCGAGCACCAACCCCCCTggtcctcctctgcctcctcctcctcctcctcctcctccccgcgggTTCGTAGCAGGttccctgcttttcctccccaaagctGCAGCGGGGGAGCCAGTCGGAGGAGCTGCCCACCCTCGAGGATGAGCAGGGATGAGGATGAAGGCACCGTTAGTCCTTCCTGGTTTGTACCCCGGTGTT
Protein-coding sequences here:
- the LOC141748877 gene encoding uncharacterized protein LOC141748877 isoform X2, whose protein sequence is MFLSRAAGDRLTSTLPPALRFRWMRPGARSRAQLRTAVTDTSMLLPVLRNNFITVMDALVFLEMLANPSIKPFSSPVLRAAASPPAFHPLPSTSQSLAAATRGSLGTWGRFVSTGAHVALGNGGSAHRIPARRAGSKSGRNTSRLAQGRLVATDGCKHSGTFAGPNPAGERGCCPGWGQDPGPGARFARFSVCSSPSRCAGPWQPRSITSLASGGDSTHATTEARWPCQDAAACPGHLHVIQQSAAKCSLQRKRR